A single region of the Halorussus gelatinilyticus genome encodes:
- a CDS encoding bacterio-opsin activator domain-containing protein: MVELLGANAEAAYDRVAREAQLVRHREQLTALNNLNAVVRDINEALVQQSTREQVEQVVCDRLAAAESYEFAWFGEVDAHAETVELTAEAGVEGYLDDIDISVAPDDEASRGPTGRAVRTEEIQVTENVFEDTNYANWQDHARAHGFRSSAAIPVVHEESLYGVLNVYSARVGAFEGEERRVVRQLGEVVGHAIAGVERKRALMSDEVVELEFRIRDVFEAVGVPESEGTISFDRAVPVGDDEFIEYGTATGDAMETLAALPEKLPYWTDVSVLRERFGTTTFEARLSEPPVVSLVASSGGYIESATVEDGDYHMTLHFPPAVEVRGVVERIRDAYPAVEVVTRRQVSRSDESLRRLDEVLTDELTDRQRTALETAYFAGFFEWPRQSSAQEVADSLDVADATFHQHVRLAENKLLGALFEQPAITVR; the protein is encoded by the coding sequence TTGGTCGAACTGCTCGGCGCGAACGCGGAGGCGGCCTACGACCGGGTGGCCCGCGAGGCCCAACTGGTGCGCCACCGCGAGCAGTTGACCGCGCTCAACAACCTGAACGCGGTCGTCCGCGACATCAACGAGGCGCTGGTCCAGCAGTCCACTCGCGAGCAGGTCGAACAGGTGGTCTGCGACCGGCTCGCCGCCGCGGAGTCCTACGAGTTCGCGTGGTTCGGCGAGGTGGACGCCCACGCCGAGACGGTCGAACTCACCGCCGAGGCGGGCGTCGAGGGGTACCTCGACGACATCGATATCTCGGTGGCCCCCGACGACGAGGCGTCGCGCGGCCCGACCGGGCGGGCGGTCCGGACCGAGGAGATTCAGGTGACCGAGAACGTCTTCGAGGACACCAACTACGCCAACTGGCAGGACCACGCCCGCGCCCACGGCTTCCGGTCGTCGGCCGCGATTCCGGTGGTCCACGAGGAATCGCTGTACGGCGTGCTGAACGTCTACTCCGCCCGCGTCGGCGCGTTCGAGGGCGAGGAGCGACGCGTGGTCCGGCAACTCGGCGAGGTCGTGGGCCACGCCATCGCCGGCGTCGAGCGCAAGCGGGCGCTGATGAGCGACGAGGTGGTCGAGTTGGAGTTCCGCATCCGCGACGTGTTCGAGGCGGTCGGCGTTCCCGAGAGCGAGGGGACCATCTCGTTCGACAGGGCGGTCCCGGTCGGCGACGACGAGTTCATCGAGTACGGCACCGCGACCGGCGACGCGATGGAGACGCTGGCCGCGCTCCCCGAGAAACTGCCCTACTGGACCGACGTGTCGGTCCTCCGCGAGCGGTTCGGCACGACCACCTTCGAGGCCCGCCTCTCGGAACCCCCGGTCGTCTCGCTGGTCGCGTCCAGCGGGGGCTACATCGAGAGCGCGACCGTCGAGGACGGCGACTACCACATGACGCTGCACTTCCCGCCGGCGGTCGAGGTCCGCGGCGTGGTCGAGCGCATCCGGGACGCCTACCCCGCCGTCGAGGTCGTGACGCGGCGGCAGGTCTCGCGGTCCGACGAGTCGCTCCGGCGACTCGACGAGGTGCTGACCGACGAACTCACCGACCGCCAGCGGACCGCGCTGGAGACCGCCTACTTCGCCGGGTTCTTCGAGTGGCCCCGCCAGAGCAGCGCCCAAGAGGTTGCCGACTCGCTCGACGTGGCCGACGCGACGTTCCACCAGCACGTCCGATTGGCCGAGAACAAACTTCTCGGCGCGCTGTTCGAGCAACCGGCGATTACCGTCAGGTGA